The genomic stretch GATGTTGCCGCCGCCGAAGATCAGGACGCGGCGGGCTTCGGATTCCTCGTGGCCGAAGGCGGCCATGGCGCGCGGCAGTTGCTTGGCGTCGACAACGAAATAGACTTCGTCGCCGGCCAGCATCAGGTCGTCGCCGGACGGCACGATGGTCTTGCCGTCGCGCAAGATGCCGATCACCACCATGTTGAGATCGGGGAAAAGCTGGGAAAGTTGGCGCAAGGGGGTGCGGAGCACCGGACAGGCCGGGCCGCAACGCACGCCGACCAGCTTCACCTTGTCCTCGACCAGCGAGATCATCTCGAAGGCGCCCGGCACCCGCAGACGCCGCACGACGGCGCGCGCCACCTCGATTTCGGGCGAGATGATGACGTCGATGGGTAGGTGCTCACGGGTGAAGAGGTTGGCCCACATGGGGTCCAGGTAGCTCTGGTGGCGGATGCGGGCGATCTTGGTCGGAACCTCGAACAGCGAATGGGCGACCTGGCAGGCGACCATGTTGACTTCATCGGCATAGGTCACCGCGATGATCATGTCGGCATCGGTCGCCCCTGCCCTCTCCAGCACGTCCGGATGGGAGGCATGGCCGATGATTCCCTGGGCATCGACGGTATCGCCGATGCGCCGGATCAATTCGGGGGACTGGTCGATGACGGTGACGTCGTTGCCTTCCAGGGCCAACTGGCGGGCGATATTGAATCCGACCTGGCCGGCGCCGCAGACGATGACCTTCATAATTCCTCCCCAGGACCGGGGCCGGTCTGTACGCCCAAACCCTTGAGCTTGCGATGCAGGGCCGACCGTTCCATGCCGACGAAGGCGGCGGTGCGCGAGATGTTGCCGCCGAAGCGATCCATCTGGGCGAGCAGGTATTCGCGTTCGAAGATTTCGCGGGCTTCGCGCAGGGGCAAAGCCATGATCTCGGCGCTACGCCCGAAATCGGCGTTCACCGGCGCCGATCCCGCGATCTCGGACGGCAGCATGTCG from Magnetospirillum sp. WYHS-4 encodes the following:
- the trkA gene encoding Trk system potassium transporter TrkA, which encodes MKVIVCGAGQVGFNIARQLALEGNDVTVIDQSPELIRRIGDTVDAQGIIGHASHPDVLERAGATDADMIIAVTYADEVNMVACQVAHSLFEVPTKIARIRHQSYLDPMWANLFTREHLPIDVIISPEIEVARAVVRRLRVPGAFEMISLVEDKVKLVGVRCGPACPVLRTPLRQLSQLFPDLNMVVIGILRDGKTIVPSGDDLMLAGDEVYFVVDAKQLPRAMAAFGHEESEARRVLIFGGGNIGLFLAQEIEREHPGVNIKIVEQSAKRAEEIAPLLRNAAVIHGDVLDPEILEEANVHAVETVVAVTNDDETNILSSLLVKRYGCPRVITLINKGAYEPLISSLGVDVVVSPRNITVSTVLQHVRRGRIHAVHSLRDNFGEVIEAEAMETSSLVGQPLRDVKLPDGVLVGAVVRGTEVISPRGNTVIEDKDRVVMFAAAAAVRKVEKMFAVQLEFF